A region of the Cytophagia bacterium CHB2 genome:
GGTGGGCACACGACGCGACATCGCCTTGTTTCGGGTTAAAGGATACATCGACACACAAACGTGCGCCGACATGTTGACGCAAATCACCTCCGTGTTGCGGCAGGGGAATTATCATTTGATCGTAGACATGGGCCAGGTGAATTACATCAGTTCTGCCGGGTGGGGCGTTTTTGTCGGCGAGATCAAGGGCATTCGTGAAAATGGCGGGGATTTAAAAATCGTTGAAATGACGCCGGAAGTACATGATGTCTTTGAAATGCTCGAATTTAACCGCATTTTAGACGCCTATGACTCGCTCGAAGAAGCGATTGACGATTTCGATCTTTCCATTGGCCTGGATTTGACGCGCAGTGTGGCGCAGTCTTACAGTCCTGCAGACTTAACCACGGGAGAAGTCGCGGTTTTGGATCCGCCCAAATCCGCTTCGCGCATGCGAGAAGCCGAAGGCCCGCGCACGAAAGCGCGCTCAGGATTTACGAAACCCAAAGTTGAAGAGCGCGTGTTGCCGTTGAGTGAAAAGGTTAAAGCCATCATCATCGAAAATCCTTCGTTGGGCATCCGGAAGATTGTGCAAGCGTTGAACACCGAGCGCTTCGGTTTTGTGAAAATGAGTTGGTGGAAACTCTATCAACTTTTGAGAAAACTGAATCTGGATACACAGGAAAAGCGCTATCGTTTTTATCGTTCCCGCTAATCCGGCCTTTGCGGCGGGGATGAAAAAGTGCCCGCTTCCGCGCATGTGACTCGAAAAGAACACCTTTATGAGTTTGCTTTAAGTGACTGCTTACAATAACATTTCGTATGGCATACTGCGACGTGCACGACTTTTTCGAGACTTCTGCCGAGTTCAAGCATTATTTTTGACAAGCGGATAAAAAAATCGAGGAAGATCCGCTTGATATGAAATCTAGCCAGCGCCGCCACAGTGAGGTATGCAATAAAAAAATCAATGAGTTCGGTCGCTACGCTGAGATTCTGACGCTGAGTCGTAAAATTTCAAAGAGAGCTGCCTCCCTTCTCTTCCTCTGCCCGACACCTTGCGACCTCCTCACCTCTGGAATTGCGTTCAAACTGTTGGTATAACAATTGCCTGCAAATATCGCGGTTTTGAGGCAAGCATTCATTTTTTATCTACCGCCAATTGCTCAAATAGCTCATTTGGCGGTAAAATCTATTTATCTTCTCAGTCGCGAGCCTGCCCCAGAAGACGGCGGCACATATAATTCAGGTTTGTCGTATTGCTAGCTT
Encoded here:
- a CDS encoding STAS domain-containing protein gives rise to the protein MEGIEISVTKVGTRRDIALFRVKGYIDTQTCADMLTQITSVLRQGNYHLIVDMGQVNYISSAGWGVFVGEIKGIRENGGDLKIVEMTPEVHDVFEMLEFNRILDAYDSLEEAIDDFDLSIGLDLTRSVAQSYSPADLTTGEVAVLDPPKSASRMREAEGPRTKARSGFTKPKVEERVLPLSEKVKAIIIENPSLGIRKIVQALNTERFGFVKMSWWKLYQLLRKLNLDTQEKRYRFYRSR